A genomic segment from Flavobacterium litorale encodes:
- a CDS encoding protein NO VEIN domain-containing protein yields the protein MHLDILIDASGSMGIMKGTEFENKYLIDEQHTRTDLVKKILISSLLPKLDFVDTISIETFLNRKKLDSEGNPIIKNKRYVEYPDLTTQYSYTYDKFKLLNSIKKIDNPEPGGTPLRRSLLYKINHSASLNHHIVIFSDGEGYWEGKIDKNWHIVISNLLKKLKKNIVIHFVGISQTEDIQKQCENICSETKGTYTNLISMNYEVSQLNSLLFNLKSNITSDALKLNISSFAKNSNIDTVIQEASNNDKNPNNKLNAESNLNLQVLRNTKSLELITNQLDNIVNLLNSKTEVLHNITIDENTELNNKIGRLAEEFLYKELSKSNWKVNWLNKDQEQFMPYDFEISDGNSTYYYECKGTINNMSEFFLTNKEWLFYLENKGKYRLCFVNNVISNPTYVRFMDLLEDMKDGKLIPYTHRNIKLKADRIIFTSKLL from the coding sequence ATGCATTTAGATATACTTATTGATGCTTCGGGAAGTATGGGTATTATGAAAGGAACTGAATTTGAGAATAAATACCTTATAGATGAACAACATACTCGCACTGACTTAGTGAAGAAAATTCTTATAAGTTCTTTATTGCCAAAATTAGATTTTGTCGATACAATTTCTATTGAAACTTTTTTAAATAGGAAGAAACTTGATTCAGAAGGCAATCCGATAATAAAAAATAAAAGATATGTTGAATATCCTGATTTAACAACTCAATATTCCTATACATACGACAAATTTAAACTACTTAATTCTATAAAAAAAATCGATAATCCTGAGCCTGGCGGCACTCCTCTTAGAAGGTCACTATTATATAAAATAAATCATTCTGCTTCCTTAAATCATCATATAGTTATATTTAGTGATGGTGAAGGTTATTGGGAAGGCAAGATTGATAAAAATTGGCACATTGTTATAAGTAACTTATTGAAAAAGCTTAAGAAAAATATAGTAATTCATTTTGTAGGCATTTCTCAAACTGAAGATATACAAAAGCAATGTGAAAATATTTGTTCAGAAACCAAAGGAACTTATACAAATTTAATTTCAATGAATTACGAGGTTTCTCAACTAAATAGCTTATTATTCAATTTAAAATCAAATATTACTTCAGATGCTTTGAAATTAAACATTTCATCATTTGCAAAAAATTCCAATATAGATACAGTTATCCAAGAAGCATCTAATAATGATAAAAATCCCAATAATAAACTTAATGCTGAAAGTAATTTAAATTTACAGGTTTTACGAAATACTAAATCATTAGAATTAATAACAAATCAGTTAGATAATATTGTCAATTTGTTAAATTCTAAAACAGAGGTTTTACATAATATTACAATTGATGAAAACACAGAACTAAACAATAAAATTGGGCGATTAGCAGAGGAATTTTTGTATAAAGAACTTTCAAAAAGCAATTGGAAAGTTAATTGGCTCAATAAAGATCAGGAGCAGTTTATGCCTTATGATTTTGAGATAAGCGATGGTAATAGTACATATTATTATGAATGTAAAGGAACAATAAATAATATGAGTGAATTTTTCCTTACAAATAAGGAATGGTTGTTTTACTTAGAAAATAAGGGGAAATACCGATTATGTTTTGTTAATAATGTGATTTCTAATCCTACTTATGTACGTTTTATGGATTTATTGGAAGACATGAAAGATGGAAAGTTAATTCCTTACACTCATAGAAATATAAAATTAAAAGCAGATAGAATAATATTTACTTCGAAGCTCTTATGA
- the lepA gene encoding translation elongation factor 4 yields MKHIRNFCIIAHIDHGKSTLADRLLDATQTVTAREQQNQLLDNMDLERERGITIKSHAIQMDYVHNGEKYTLNLIDTPGHVDFSYEVSRSIAACEGALLIVDAAQSIQAQTISNLYLALENDLEIIPVLNKIDLPSANPEEVSDDIVDLLGCSHDDIIPASGKTGLGVDKILEAIINRVPAPKGVEDEPLQALIFDSVYNPFRGIEVIFRVINGSITKGQKIKFMATGKEYFADEIGTLKLNQVPKQEVKTGDVGYLISGIKEAREVKVGDTITDAKEPTQNMIAGFENVKPMVFAGIYPVDTEDYEELRASMEKLQLNDASLVFAPESSAALGFGFRCGFLGMLHMEIIQERLEREFDMTVITTVPNVSYHAYSKKEPDTAIIVNNPSDLPEPSKMERVEEPFIKATIITKSDFVGQVMSLCIEKRGIITNQTYLTPERVELTFDMPLAEIVFDFYDRLKTVSKGYASFDYSPIGMRTSNLVKVDVLLNGQVVDALSALIHADNAYHIGKKMCEKLKELIPRQQFDIPIQAAIGVKVISRETIKALRKDVTAKCYGGDISRKRKLLEKQKKGKKRMRQVGNVEIPQEAFMAVLKLND; encoded by the coding sequence ATGAAGCACATACGAAATTTTTGCATTATAGCCCATATCGACCATGGCAAGAGTACACTAGCCGACAGGTTGTTGGATGCTACCCAAACCGTAACCGCACGCGAGCAGCAAAACCAGTTATTAGATAATATGGATTTGGAGCGTGAGCGTGGTATTACCATAAAAAGCCACGCTATACAAATGGATTATGTACATAACGGCGAAAAATACACCCTTAACCTTATAGATACCCCCGGGCACGTAGATTTTTCATACGAAGTATCACGTTCCATAGCAGCCTGCGAGGGCGCACTACTTATTGTAGATGCCGCCCAAAGCATACAAGCACAAACCATAAGTAACCTGTACTTAGCCCTAGAGAACGACCTCGAAATAATACCCGTACTCAACAAAATAGATTTACCAAGTGCCAACCCCGAAGAGGTAAGCGATGATATTGTAGATTTATTAGGATGCAGCCACGACGATATTATACCCGCTAGTGGTAAAACAGGATTGGGCGTAGATAAAATACTCGAAGCCATAATAAACCGCGTACCCGCACCAAAAGGCGTAGAGGACGAACCGTTACAAGCACTAATTTTCGACTCCGTATACAACCCATTTCGTGGTATAGAGGTTATATTCCGAGTAATAAACGGCTCCATAACCAAAGGGCAGAAAATTAAGTTTATGGCAACAGGCAAAGAGTACTTTGCCGACGAGATTGGTACGCTAAAACTAAACCAAGTACCCAAACAAGAAGTAAAAACAGGCGATGTGGGTTACCTCATCTCAGGAATAAAAGAAGCCCGCGAAGTAAAAGTAGGTGATACCATTACTGATGCTAAAGAACCTACGCAAAACATGATTGCAGGTTTCGAAAACGTAAAACCAATGGTATTTGCAGGGATTTACCCCGTAGATACAGAGGATTACGAGGAGCTACGCGCCAGTATGGAAAAATTACAACTTAACGATGCATCGTTAGTATTTGCACCCGAAAGTTCGGCAGCACTAGGCTTTGGTTTCCGTTGTGGATTTTTAGGCATGCTGCACATGGAAATTATACAGGAACGTTTGGAGCGTGAGTTCGACATGACGGTAATTACCACCGTACCCAACGTATCCTACCATGCCTACAGTAAAAAAGAGCCCGATACCGCAATTATAGTAAACAACCCGAGTGACCTACCCGAACCCAGTAAAATGGAGCGCGTAGAAGAGCCATTTATAAAAGCAACCATAATAACCAAAAGCGATTTTGTAGGGCAGGTAATGAGCCTGTGTATAGAAAAGCGGGGTATAATAACCAACCAAACCTACCTAACACCCGAACGTGTAGAGCTAACGTTTGATATGCCTTTAGCAGAAATTGTATTCGATTTTTATGATCGATTAAAAACCGTTTCCAAAGGCTATGCCTCGTTCGATTATTCCCCTATCGGGATGCGTACCTCCAACCTCGTTAAGGTGGATGTACTGCTAAACGGACAGGTAGTCGATGCCCTTTCGGCACTAATCCACGCCGATAATGCCTACCACATTGGTAAAAAAATGTGCGAAAAGCTAAAAGAGCTTATTCCACGCCAACAGTTCGATATCCCGATACAAGCAGCCATTGGTGTAAAAGTAATTAGTCGCGAAACCATAAAAGCCCTCCGTAAAGATGTTACCGCAAAATGTTACGGTGGTGATATTTCGCGTAAGCGTAAACTATTGGAAAAACAGAAAAAAGGTAAAAAACGTATGCGCCAAGTAGGTAACGTAGAGATACCACAAGAAGCCTTTATGGCGGTGTTGAAGTTGAATGATTAA
- a CDS encoding amidohydrolase: MKITLIQQPLVWENPQANRDNLTEKINIIAATDVIVLPEMFATGFTMQPEKVAEATTGTSVQWMQEIAIQKNCAVTGSLAIKENGKYYNRLFFVYPNGEYKIYNKRHLFTLAGEEEHYTAGIDKLVLEYKGWKICPLICYDLRFPVFARNTEDYDLLLYVANWPKIRIAAWDALLRARAIENMCYTIGVNRVGEDNNGYPHNGHSQVVAAMGNYVMPPTEKEGVFTVTLDKELQDKARAKFGFLNDRDSFTLQD, encoded by the coding sequence ATGAAAATTACTTTAATCCAACAGCCTTTAGTATGGGAGAACCCCCAAGCCAATCGGGATAATCTTACGGAAAAAATTAATATTATTGCGGCTACTGATGTAATAGTACTCCCCGAAATGTTTGCCACAGGATTTACTATGCAACCCGAAAAGGTAGCAGAAGCTACCACCGGAACATCGGTGCAATGGATGCAGGAAATAGCAATACAAAAAAATTGTGCTGTAACAGGTAGCTTAGCCATTAAAGAGAATGGCAAGTATTATAACCGTTTGTTTTTTGTGTACCCAAACGGGGAATATAAAATCTACAATAAACGCCATTTATTTACCCTTGCGGGCGAAGAGGAACACTACACCGCAGGTATTGATAAGTTGGTTTTGGAATATAAAGGTTGGAAAATATGCCCGCTAATATGCTACGACCTTCGTTTTCCTGTTTTTGCACGCAATACCGAAGATTATGATTTACTACTGTACGTTGCCAATTGGCCTAAAATACGCATAGCTGCTTGGGATGCCCTGTTACGCGCCCGTGCTATAGAGAATATGTGCTACACCATAGGCGTTAACCGAGTGGGCGAAGATAACAATGGTTACCCACACAACGGGCACTCGCAGGTGGTAGCTGCTATGGGAAATTATGTTATGCCGCCTACAGAAAAAGAGGGTGTGTTTACTGTAACCCTTGATAAAGAATTACAAGATAAAGCCCGTGCAAAATTTGGCTTTTTAAACGATAGGGATAGTTTTACTCTGCAAGATTAA
- a CDS encoding ComF family protein — protein MLKSLAALLFPKTCAGCASTLSGGESIICTTCSHQMPYTQHHEIAENEIFKRFYGRLPLQYASALVYFNKRGIVQQLIHSLKYKGQQDIGTLMGQWYVPYLQQVTVLQTVTDVVPVPLHPKKLRERGYNQVDAFAKTIAQGLNANYNTTTLVRTTYTKTQTKKNLANRASIIGSAFDVAYNETTPTSKHFLLIDDVMTTGATLEACGKAILKIPNSTLSIVTIAYTHI, from the coding sequence ATGCTAAAAAGTCTTGCTGCGTTACTATTCCCAAAAACCTGTGCGGGCTGTGCTAGTACCCTATCGGGTGGCGAGTCTATTATTTGCACAACATGCAGCCACCAAATGCCCTATACGCAACACCACGAAATAGCCGAAAACGAAATTTTTAAACGGTTTTATGGCAGGTTGCCTTTGCAGTATGCATCGGCATTGGTGTATTTTAACAAACGGGGCATTGTACAACAGCTTATACACAGCCTAAAATACAAAGGGCAACAGGATATTGGTACCCTTATGGGGCAATGGTATGTACCCTATTTACAACAAGTAACAGTATTACAAACCGTAACCGATGTTGTACCCGTGCCACTCCACCCTAAAAAACTTCGCGAACGCGGTTACAACCAAGTTGATGCTTTTGCTAAAACCATTGCACAAGGGCTAAACGCCAATTACAATACCACTACTTTAGTACGTACTACCTATACCAAAACACAAACCAAAAAGAACTTGGCAAACCGTGCCAGCATTATAGGCAGTGCATTTGATGTGGCGTACAACGAAACTACACCAACAAGCAAACACTTTTTGCTAATAGACGACGTTATGACTACGGGTGCAACCCTAGAGGCATGCGGAAAAGCCATCCTAAAAATACCAAACAGCACCCTAAGTATTGTTACTATAGCGTACACCCACATTTAA
- a CDS encoding glycine--tRNA ligase: MAKQDDIFKNVISHAKEYGYIFQSSEIYDGLSAVYDYGQNGAELKKNIRDYWWKAMVQMHENIVGIDAAIFMHPTTWKASGHTEAFNDPLIDNKDSKKRYRADVLVEDYAEKLNIKAQKEIEKAQKRFGEAFNEEEFVTTNPRVVGYLSKKKEILERMARSLEAEDLTDVKALIEELGIADPETGSKNWTEVRQFNLMFGTKLGAEAAHAMDLYLRPETAQGIFVNFANVQKTGRMKIPFGIAQTGKAFRNEIVARQFIFRMREFEQMEMQFFVRPGDEMKWYDYWKENRLKWHMSLGLGKENYRFHDHEKLAHYANAAADIEFNFPFGFKELEGIHSRTDFDLKAHEEHSGKKLQFFDAELNKNYVPYVVETSIGLDRMFLAVFATALQEETLEDGSTRTVLRLPAVLAPTKAAVLPLVKKDGLPDVAREIIDDLKWDFNVAYDEKDAVGRRYRRQDALGTPFCITVDHQTLEDKTVTIRHRDTMAQDRVAITELRNIIDDEVSVRNWLMKM; encoded by the coding sequence ATGGCAAAACAAGACGATATTTTTAAGAATGTAATTTCGCACGCAAAAGAATATGGATACATTTTCCAGTCCAGCGAAATATATGATGGTTTAAGCGCAGTGTATGACTATGGGCAGAATGGTGCCGAGTTAAAAAAGAACATCCGCGATTATTGGTGGAAAGCAATGGTGCAAATGCACGAAAATATAGTGGGTATAGATGCCGCTATATTTATGCACCCTACCACATGGAAAGCATCGGGGCATACCGAGGCGTTTAACGACCCTTTAATTGATAATAAAGACAGTAAAAAACGATACAGAGCCGATGTATTGGTTGAGGATTATGCCGAAAAACTAAACATTAAAGCCCAAAAAGAAATAGAAAAAGCACAAAAACGCTTTGGCGAAGCCTTTAACGAGGAAGAGTTTGTAACGACCAACCCGCGCGTTGTAGGTTATTTGAGCAAAAAGAAAGAAATTTTAGAGCGTATGGCACGCTCGTTAGAAGCGGAAGACCTTACCGATGTTAAAGCCCTTATTGAGGAGCTTGGTATTGCCGACCCCGAAACGGGAAGCAAAAACTGGACAGAAGTACGCCAATTTAACCTAATGTTTGGTACAAAACTAGGCGCAGAGGCTGCCCATGCCATGGATTTATACCTACGCCCCGAAACGGCACAAGGTATATTTGTAAACTTTGCTAATGTGCAAAAAACGGGCAGGATGAAAATACCTTTTGGTATTGCCCAAACGGGTAAAGCCTTCCGTAACGAAATTGTGGCGCGCCAGTTTATTTTCCGTATGCGTGAATTTGAACAGATGGAAATGCAGTTTTTTGTACGCCCGGGCGATGAAATGAAGTGGTACGATTACTGGAAAGAAAACCGTTTAAAATGGCACATGTCGTTAGGCTTGGGCAAGGAGAACTACCGTTTTCACGACCACGAAAAACTAGCGCACTACGCCAATGCTGCTGCCGATATTGAATTTAACTTCCCATTCGGGTTTAAAGAGCTAGAGGGTATCCATTCCCGTACGGATTTCGACTTGAAAGCGCATGAAGAACACTCGGGTAAAAAACTACAGTTTTTTGATGCCGAACTCAATAAAAACTACGTGCCTTACGTAGTAGAAACCTCTATAGGATTGGACAGAATGTTCCTTGCTGTATTTGCTACTGCCTTGCAAGAGGAAACGTTAGAAGATGGCTCTACACGTACCGTATTGCGTTTGCCAGCTGTACTAGCCCCAACCAAAGCAGCCGTACTGCCATTGGTAAAAAAAGACGGTTTACCCGATGTAGCGCGTGAAATTATTGATGACCTTAAATGGGACTTTAATGTAGCCTACGATGAGAAAGATGCCGTAGGACGCCGCTACCGCAGGCAAGATGCCCTGGGTACCCCCTTTTGTATTACTGTAGATCATCAAACGTTGGAAGATAAAACCGTAACCATACGCCACCGCGATACGATGGCACAGGATAGGGTTGCCATAACCGAACTCCGTAACATTATTGATGACGAGGTTTCGGTACGCAACTGGTTAATGAAGATGTAG
- a CDS encoding Ig-like domain-containing protein, whose protein sequence is MPKNSLLLYAFFITMVVTVCTSCAKRGSITGGAKDTIPPSIVRSSPRNMSTEFRGNEIRIDFDEYVKIKNANKQLIISPPMETAPIITPTGSASKYIRIKIRDTLQPNTTYSFNFGQSITDNNEGNPYSQFRFVFSTGTYIDSLRLDGRIKDAQSQKADDFVTVMLYEDNETYNDSTVFNERPRYVTNTLDSMVVFSLQNLKKGKYHLFALKDENNNYRYDPKSDKIGFLPYTITVPNDTIYELELFKEQLPFEAKRPKQASSNRLYAGFAGTPKAEDIKITVADAATNEPIKTITTVLKDKDSVQVWLPRNITTDSLKVNMAYRDSINDFTMRFKEMKAADSLSVNALQTGTLHFREKFTLKTTTPLTAIDSTKISLIQKDSANVPFTYAYDDFKQELKFDFEKEEEQQYTFTLLPGALRDFYDTENDTLTYRLKTTLLSDYGNLRVKLTNADRFPLLLQITNAKEEVQAAYYSEGETEINFDGILPTQYLLRVIYDDNKNGKWDTGNYLQKIQPEQIIYFTKPIDVRANWDVNQVFNLAE, encoded by the coding sequence ATGCCGAAGAACAGCTTACTGCTTTACGCATTTTTTATAACCATGGTAGTAACGGTATGTACCAGTTGCGCCAAACGTGGCTCTATAACAGGAGGTGCAAAAGATACCATTCCGCCGAGTATTGTACGTAGCTCGCCCCGTAACATGAGTACCGAGTTTAGGGGTAACGAAATTCGTATTGATTTTGATGAGTACGTTAAAATTAAAAACGCTAACAAACAGCTCATTATATCGCCACCTATGGAAACCGCGCCTATTATTACCCCAACAGGTAGCGCAAGCAAGTACATTAGGATAAAAATACGCGATACCCTACAACCCAATACCACCTACAGTTTTAATTTTGGGCAAAGTATTACCGATAATAACGAAGGTAACCCCTACTCGCAATTTCGTTTTGTATTCTCCACAGGTACGTATATCGACTCTTTACGCCTTGACGGCAGAATTAAAGATGCACAAAGCCAAAAAGCCGACGATTTTGTAACCGTTATGCTATACGAGGATAACGAAACGTATAACGATTCTACAGTATTTAACGAACGACCACGTTACGTTACCAATACGCTAGATAGTATGGTGGTGTTCTCCTTACAAAACCTAAAAAAAGGTAAGTATCATTTATTTGCCTTAAAGGACGAAAATAACAATTATCGTTACGACCCTAAATCGGATAAAATAGGCTTTTTACCGTATACCATTACTGTACCTAACGATACTATTTACGAGCTAGAACTCTTTAAAGAGCAACTACCTTTTGAGGCGAAAAGACCCAAACAAGCATCGTCCAACAGGTTGTATGCAGGCTTTGCAGGAACGCCCAAAGCAGAAGATATAAAAATTACTGTTGCCGACGCTGCCACTAACGAGCCTATAAAAACCATTACTACCGTTTTAAAGGATAAAGATTCGGTACAGGTGTGGCTACCCCGTAACATTACTACCGACTCGTTAAAGGTAAATATGGCGTATCGGGATTCGATTAACGATTTTACGATGCGCTTTAAGGAGATGAAAGCCGCCGACTCACTATCGGTAAACGCGTTGCAAACAGGAACGCTCCATTTTCGAGAAAAATTCACTTTAAAAACCACTACGCCACTAACTGCTATAGACAGTACCAAGATAAGCCTCATCCAAAAAGATTCTGCCAACGTACCTTTTACGTATGCCTACGATGATTTTAAACAGGAGTTGAAGTTCGATTTTGAAAAGGAGGAAGAACAGCAATACACCTTTACCTTACTACCAGGTGCGTTACGCGATTTTTACGACACCGAGAATGATACATTAACCTACAGGCTTAAAACAACGCTGTTGAGCGATTATGGTAACCTACGGGTAAAACTTACTAACGCCGACCGTTTCCCGTTGCTGTTGCAAATAACCAACGCTAAAGAGGAGGTACAGGCAGCATACTACTCGGAGGGCGAAACCGAAATTAATTTTGATGGTATACTCCCCACCCAATACCTATTACGCGTTATTTACGATGATAACAAAAATGGCAAATGGGACACAGGTAACTACCTCCAAAAAATACAACCCGAACAAATTATTTACTTTACGAAACCTATAGATGTACGGGCAAACTGGGATGTCAACCAAGTATTTAATCTTGCAGAGTAA
- the thiL gene encoding thiamine-phosphate kinase, with product MLEDKNQERTSLSSLGEFQLIEHLTKDIEAKQPTTLKGIGDDGAVLNFKDKRTVVSTDMLVEGVHFDLAYMPLKHLGYKAVVVNLSDICAMNAKPTQITVSIAVSNRFPLEALEELYSGIRYAARIYDVDIVGGDTTSSQKGMILSITAIGESEEDDITYRVGANPTDLLVMSGDVGAAYMGLQVLEREKQVFEVNPNNQPDLEAYDYLIERQLKPEARKDVKDLLKALEIKPTAMIDISDGLSSEILHICKQSNVGCNLYENKIPLDPQLISVCEEFNLDSTTVALNGGEDYELLFTITMEDFEKIKANPNFSIIGHMTQESEGVHLITRDDTKIPLKARGWDAVDEA from the coding sequence ATGTTAGAAGACAAAAATCAAGAACGCACTAGCCTATCCAGCCTAGGCGAGTTTCAACTAATAGAACACCTTACTAAAGATATTGAAGCCAAACAACCTACTACCCTAAAAGGTATTGGCGACGACGGCGCAGTACTCAATTTTAAGGACAAGCGCACTGTAGTAAGCACCGATATGCTTGTAGAAGGCGTCCATTTCGACCTTGCCTATATGCCCCTAAAGCATTTGGGCTACAAAGCCGTGGTAGTAAACCTATCGGACATTTGTGCCATGAATGCCAAACCTACGCAAATAACCGTATCCATAGCCGTATCCAATCGTTTTCCGTTAGAGGCGTTAGAGGAGCTGTATAGCGGTATCCGCTATGCTGCCCGTATATACGATGTTGACATTGTAGGGGGCGACACCACCTCATCGCAAAAAGGGATGATACTTTCCATTACCGCCATAGGCGAATCGGAAGAAGATGATATTACCTACCGTGTAGGCGCAAACCCTACTGATCTGCTTGTTATGAGTGGCGATGTTGGAGCTGCCTATATGGGGCTACAGGTTTTGGAACGCGAAAAACAAGTATTTGAAGTTAACCCGAACAACCAACCCGATTTAGAGGCGTACGATTACCTTATTGAGCGCCAATTAAAGCCCGAAGCCCGTAAGGATGTAAAAGATCTATTAAAAGCCTTAGAGATTAAACCTACGGCAATGATTGATATTTCGGACGGGTTATCGTCGGAGATACTGCATATTTGTAAGCAAAGTAATGTGGGATGTAACCTGTACGAAAATAAAATTCCGCTCGACCCACAGCTAATAAGTGTATGCGAGGAATTTAATTTGGACAGCACTACCGTTGCCTTAAATGGTGGCGAAGATTACGAATTGCTGTTTACGATTACAATGGAAGACTTTGAGAAGATTAAAGCCAACCCCAACTTTAGTATTATTGGGCACATGACGCAAGAAAGCGAAGGCGTACACCTTATTACACGTGACGATACCAAAATTCCACTTAAAGCACGCGGATGGGATGCCGTTGACGAAGCATAA
- a CDS encoding pentapeptide repeat-containing protein, whose translation MSWTEKKFYETLLYDGKIKDQTINFGEVDIEIIGFTNDTIELVNCHITAKNISFKDIKNQNLSIRFTSCSLNTKLRFENCKFQNLEFMNITNLIALYMIDYASNEKSLLELNRFYFLYDNETKETHLETYFYFNGCNFLSEFYLKKVKHYGSNFILENNVFGSNSKYYESFSINSSKLNNVAIAKNQFKSIFLFRNCSFTFKIKDKLKYRNTIFIENVFNKIAFSGCNFEDKTSFLDCTFNDVANFERIENLNNSSLLFTGCEFSKYTTFSNALVSSLSFKRTTFHNIASFQEAEFKTLILDKVSFEKFAYFDGIKITKRTCNRATLRTIKQQLQSAENKIDYNRFRAYELAAYNKELKWNKNFRDKFILSATWLATGFDYSWMRALVFTLLSGFLFYSLFFIWESYMYPFDLSYWKKFLSGYFRFLLITDFYNPLAKEREFLTHPLSWFLFILGKVVIAFGIYEMIQAFRKFKA comes from the coding sequence ATGAGCTGGACTGAAAAAAAATTCTATGAAACATTACTTTATGACGGAAAAATAAAAGATCAAACAATAAATTTTGGTGAAGTTGACATTGAGATTATAGGATTTACTAATGATACTATTGAATTAGTAAATTGCCATATTACAGCTAAAAATATATCCTTTAAGGATATAAAGAATCAAAATCTATCAATAAGATTTACTTCTTGTTCCCTGAACACAAAACTTAGATTCGAAAACTGCAAGTTTCAGAATTTAGAGTTTATGAATATAACTAATTTAATAGCTCTTTACATGATAGATTATGCTAGTAATGAAAAAAGTCTTTTAGAATTAAACAGATTTTACTTTTTATACGATAACGAAACTAAAGAAACACACTTAGAAACTTATTTTTATTTTAATGGATGTAATTTTTTAAGTGAATTTTATTTAAAAAAAGTAAAACATTATGGAAGCAACTTTATTTTAGAAAATAATGTTTTTGGTTCAAATAGTAAATATTATGAAAGCTTCTCAATCAATTCTTCAAAATTAAATAATGTTGCTATTGCTAAAAATCAATTTAAATCAATTTTCCTATTTAGGAATTGCTCTTTCACTTTTAAGATAAAAGACAAATTAAAGTATAGGAACACTATCTTTATAGAAAACGTCTTTAATAAAATAGCTTTTTCAGGTTGCAATTTTGAAGATAAGACTTCGTTTTTAGACTGTACTTTTAATGATGTCGCAAATTTTGAAAGAATAGAAAATTTAAATAATTCAAGTTTATTATTTACAGGGTGTGAATTCTCTAAATACACCACCTTTTCGAATGCTTTGGTTAGTAGTCTATCTTTTAAGAGAACAACTTTTCACAACATAGCATCATTCCAAGAGGCAGAATTTAAAACATTAATTTTGGATAAAGTATCTTTCGAGAAATTTGCATACTTTGATGGGATAAAAATTACAAAAAGAACATGTAATAGAGCTACCTTAAGAACAATTAAACAACAGCTCCAAAGTGCCGAGAATAAAATTGATTATAACCGTTTTAGAGCTTACGAGTTAGCTGCTTATAATAAAGAACTAAAATGGAACAAGAATTTTAGAGATAAATTTATCTTAAGCGCAACGTGGCTTGCTACAGGTTTTGACTATAGCTGGATGCGGGCATTAGTATTTACGTTACTCTCTGGATTTTTGTTTTACAGCCTATTTTTTATTTGGGAAAGCTATATGTATCCTTTTGACCTAAGTTATTGGAAAAAGTTCTTATCAGGGTATTTCAGGTTTTTATTAATTACTGATTTCTATAATCCATTAGCCAAAGAAAGAGAATTTTTAACTCATCCATTAAGCTGGTTTCTTTTCATACTAGGTAAAGTAGTAATAGCCTTTGGTATTTACGAAATGATACAGGCATTCCGCAAGTTTAAAGCATAA